One segment of Carya illinoinensis cultivar Pawnee chromosome 1, C.illinoinensisPawnee_v1, whole genome shotgun sequence DNA contains the following:
- the LOC122317192 gene encoding solute carrier family 25 member 44-like, with amino-acid sequence MRRWKNCQPNNSYSKPIADKVERPWDVSLMPMEVEAANAPELALADTDINWDRLDKTRFHIIGAILFTAQSDLLHTTAVVKARMQVAGSGLSNMRGISVFEQILKTDGIPGLFRGFGTSAVGSLPGRVLALTSLEVFKGMMLKYTEGLDMPEATRIGIANGVAGMLSNLVSCVYYVPLEVVCQRLMVQGIPGTTVCNGPFDVVRKVIEAEGFRRLYRVFGLTAVTQSPASALWWGAYGAAQRVIWRFFQMFRRLGYKDDMDKKPSHMEMVTVQATAGLVAGACSSVITTPIDTVKTRLQVMDNLEGGRPSVLKTARTLLKEDGWWGFYRGETIREAAVTRSQAGGGASPTWLQKC; translated from the exons ATGAGACGGTGGAAGAACTGCCAGCCGAATAACAGCTACTCGAAACCCATTGCCGACAAAGTAGAGAGACCTTGGGACGTAAGTCTGATGCCTATGGAAGTCGAGGCTGCAAATGCTCCAGAGTTGGCACTTGCTGACACCGACATCAACTGGGACAG GTTGGACAAGACAAGGTTTCACATTATTGGGGCTATCCTCTTTACTGCTCAGTCAGACTTGTTACATACTACGGCAGTTGTAAAGGCTAGAATGCAAGTAGCTGGTTCTGGTCTCTCTAACATGCGCGGTATTTCAGTATTTGAACAGATATTGAAGACTGATGGTATCCCGGGCCTATTTAGGGGTTTTGGCACTTCAGCTGTTGGATCATTGCCTGGTAGAGTCTTGGCTTTAACATCACTTGAAGTGTTCAAAGGTATGATGTTAAAATATACTGAAGGTCTAGATATGCCCGAAGCAACTCGTATTGGAATTGCGAATGGAGTGGCAGGGATGTTGTCAAATTTAGTTTCTTGCGTATACTATGTTCCTTTGGAGGTG GTCTGCCAGAGACTCATGGTACAAGGGATTCCTGGGACTACAGTCTGCAATGGACCATTTGATGTTGTACGTAAGGTGATAGAGGCTGAAGGGTTCCGTAGATTGTATAGGGTCTTTGGATTGACAGCTGTGACGCAATCCCCAGCATCTGCACTTTGGTGGGGTGCCTACGGAGCTGCCCAACGCGTGATTTGGAGGTTCTTCCAAATGTTCCG GCGCTTGGGTTACAAAGATGATATGGACAAAAAACCATCTCATATGGAGATGGTAACAGTTCAGGCAACGGCAGGATTGGTAGCTGGTGCTTGCTCATCGGTTATCACAACTCCCATTGACACTGTAAAGACTAGACTTCAG GTCATGGATAATCTTGAGGGTGGAAGACCGTCAGTACTCAAGACTGCAAGGACACTCCTTAAGGAAGATGGATGGTGGGGCTTCTATAGAGG AGAGACTATCCGTGAGGCAGCAGTAACAAGATCTCAAGCTGGAGGAGGTGCGAGTCCAACTTGGCTTCAGAAATGCTGA